ACACAACAAATATTACACCCGCGTTCGGCTTCCCGACCGTAAAGAGAAAGCCATATCATCCAATAAAAGTTGCTGGAAATAAGATGGAGCTGCATACATTGAAATCCCCGATTTATAAATCGAAGGGCAATTCAAGGAAGTATTCTGAACGGTAACATTTCCCGATGTTGGATGGATAGTATAAATTGGACATGGGAATGATATTCACATGGAAATATTATGAGTAAAATAAAAATCCTACACACCTCAGACTGGCACCTCGGTCGCTCCCTTTACGGCCGAAAACGCTATGATGAATTCTCTGCATTTTTGGACTGGCTTAGCGCCACTATTGAGAGCGAGCACATTGATGCCTTACTTATCGCTGGGGATGTTTTTGATACCAGTACCCCCAGTAACCTGGCACAGAACTTATATTATCGATTCCTGAGTAAGGTTTCTAACTCATGTTGCCAACATATTGTCGTCATTGCAGGAAACCATGATTCACCATCATTCCTGAATGCCCCAAAAGAACTGCTACGGGCATTAAGTGTTTATGTAGTTGGCGAGGGATCGGAGAATCCTGAAGATGAAGTCATCGTGTTGCAGGATAAACACGATCTTCCAAAAGCCATCGTTTGTGCTGCACCCTACTTGCGTGATAAAGATATCCGTACCGTAGAATCAGGGGAAACATTTGAAGATAAAAATGCCAAACTTGCTCTCGGTCTAAAAAAACATTATGCAGATGTTTGTGACTTGGCAGAACAAAAGCAATCAGATTTTCTGGATAGTGATCATCTTGATGTGCCAATTATCGCCATGGGACACCTCTTTACATCAGGTGGCAAGACCATGGATGGAGATGGAGTCCGAGATCTATACATTGGTAACTTGGCGCATTTAGGGACTGACGCCTTTCCTGCTTCAATTGATTACCTGGCTCTTGGACATCTTCACATTCCCCAGAGGGTAGGGAAAACGGAGCATATCCGTTACAGCGGTTCCCCAATCCCCATGGGCTATGGTGAAGCCAAACAAACCAAGCAGGTAATCGTAGTAGAATTTGACGGAAAGACACCCACAATACATGATATAAAGGTGCCCTGCTTTCAGCCTTTGGAAAGAATTGTTGGTTCCCTCGATGAAATTCATTCTAGGATAGAGCAATTGAAACAAGCTGGAAGCAATGCCTGGTTGGAGATTGAATATACCGGTTCTGATTTAATCGGAAATCTACGAGAAACGTTCGAAACAGCCTTGGCTAATTCTGAACTGGAAATTCGCCGAATCAAGAATCAGA
The sequence above is drawn from the Candidatus Neomarinimicrobiota bacterium genome and encodes:
- a CDS encoding exonuclease SbcCD subunit D C-terminal domain-containing protein; translation: MKILHTSDWHLGRSLYGRKRYDEFSAFLDWLSATIESEHIDALLIAGDVFDTSTPSNLAQNLYYRFLSKVSNSCCQHIVVIAGNHDSPSFLNAPKELLRALSVYVVGEGSENPEDEVIVLQDKHDLPKAIVCAAPYLRDKDIRTVESGETFEDKNAKLALGLKKHYADVCDLAEQKQSDFLDSDHLDVPIIAMGHLFTSGGKTMDGDGVRDLYIGNLAHLGTDAFPASIDYLALGHLHIPQRVGKTEHIRYSGSPIPMGYGEAKQTKQVIVVEFDGKTPTIHDIKVPCFQPLERIVGSLDEIHSRIEQLKQAGSNAWLEIEYTGSDLIGNLRETFETALANSELEIRRIKNQRMFKKVLNATKQNETLDDLNEQDVFERCLDTFDILVEDRKELISSYNEIIMSLQEEDKNAE